The region ttctcctttgggattttacttcaccttgtatacccatttCACATCGATTTCCAGCTTTCCTTGAGGCAGTTCCAAAACTAACCAAGTGCTATTGACTTCGATGGACTTCAACTCCTCATTCATTGTTTTCACCCACTTTTAATCCTTCAATGCCTTAGCTGTATTGGTTGGTTCGGcatctgcatagaaagcataatgtaccagctcaccttcatcaccaaccacatcatctgatgtaatcatACATTCTTTCAACCTTATAGTCACTTATCTTGTTCTTTTAGGTTTGCTTGTGCTTTCTTGgcctctgacttcttcttgtcgaacttctctttcgacttcacttgTTGGTTCCTCACATAggattctcactgaatccttcttgacattttatgtccaatcccattccttaagctcatctatgatcacgtcccccttgatcactacttgcttgttCACTAGGTAAGACAATTTGTATGCaccagtcgaatgatatcctgTTAGGATCATTTGACTCGAGTTGTAATCAAATTTTCTTCTCATTTGATCAGACACATGTatatgtgttatagatccaaataccttcagatgactcaagataggcttgacaccagaccaacattcaCATGATTTCTTATAGCTTTTTTGTTGGACATCTGTTAAGTATATATGTTGTAGTCGACATAACTTATCCCCATAATTATTTGGGTAAATGctttcctttcaacatacttctcaccatatttatgatggttctattcttcccTTCAGCGGATCCATTTTGTCGTAGAGTGTAGGATGACACCACCTCATAcacaatcccttctttctcaTATAATGTGTCAATGTActtcgacacatattctccaccccaccagtcctcaaaatcttgagctttcgaccaTTTTGTgtttcgaccatagatttaaacttaGAAAATACCTCGATCACATAACTTATCTTCTTGATCATGTAAGTCCATAATTTCGACTAAAATCATAtatgaatgtgacaaagtatcTGTTACCTCGAAACAAATTCACCTGGATAGGACGACACACATCAGAGTATATGATTTCAAGATTTTCCTTCAACTTGTTTCTTACATCTTTGCTGAAGTTATTCTTGTGCTGCTTTGGCTGCACACATTCCTCACACACTTGATTTGGAATGTCAATTTTTGGTAACCATGAAATCATATTtctccttttcagatatctgatgtctttgaagttgagatggccaagtctatagtGCCATATCCATTCATATTTGCTAGTTGatgttgcaaggcacttatgctccatcaaattaagttcaatcctgaaggttctattctgagacatgggagccttcaagattaaccttccacctgattcgagaactctcatcatcttgtcttcaTTTGACATTTTGTAATTCTTTTTAACCAACTTCCATATGTTGAGCAAATGAATTTTCATGCCTAATATATAAAGTAAATTGGAAATTACTAACCttttgccatctttcctcataataAAAACATCATCAATACCTTCAGTTGCTAGAGTATTATCATTTGAgaatttcaccatgttcttcattgagggttttatgttgacaaaccaatatttcctaccaatcatgtgtgatgagcatcttgagtccaagtaccattggtccttgaatttttcttcatctcttattGTGACgatcaacaacatctcttcttcttcatgcttttCTAGTTTTGCATCATTTTCTTGTTTCGTTTGTTTTTTAGGACAATCGCTAgagtagtgaccatacttctgacaattgaaacactgaatgtgacttttgtcaggtttttGCTCACCGCCTTTTCCTCTACTTGCAACACCACTTATGTGGTTGCTTTGGTATAAGGGTCTTCTTTTATTTGAAGAATTTCCTTATTGTTGGTTTCCTCTACCAatcgaattgttgtagcctcgTATACCTTTGTTGGCGAACCACTTCCATTTGACTTTATTCTTTCTTGTTGATTGAGACTTCAGAGCCACGTCACTCTTCGAATTTCTTGCAGTTCTTTCAGGgattctttgttcatgagatcCAAGCGTCCTTTGAAGCTCTTCCTATGCCAATGCTGATAAATCTTTCgattcttctatggctactaccatgTAATCGAATTTTGGCTTCTCCATATATCTTGCTTTAATTCACTAGTTTGGTAGCCCTGgtgaaaaaatcagttatgctttTACTTTCTTCCATCTGAAGTAATTCATATGTTCTTTCGTGAGTTTGTAATCTCACCTCTTTTGCCTTCTCAGTGCGCCTCCAAACGGTTTATGCAGAATTTCTCATGCTTTTTTCGCTAATTCAACATCACTCAGTTTTTCAAAATTGTTTggatcaacacattgatgaattaTAAAGAGAACTTTATAATCTTTCTTATTTAATTCTTTGTGTGCAACCTTTTCTAAATGCGTCGCGTTTTCTATAAGCGGCGTCACTCCCTCGTTCataagatcccaaagatcttgatagcGGAAAACAATCTTCATttgcttgcaccaattctcgtAATTCTGATTATTCAAAATTGAGAGACTCGCCGAAAAATGCTCGTTCAAATGGTTCATTGTGTTATGCTTCATAAGAATCACATAATTagtgctctagataccagatgttgaaattttgccaaatttTTGATGTTGAAATTTCACCAAAACTTGAAGAATTTcgaatcaatcttgatgaataagaataatctttctgattgattacttctcttgttcttcactcgagtgaatcagCCACACTTTGATTGCAAGACGATAACGCTGGACAACGATTattgaagaagaaaaaaaatgaattagAGAAGAAAATATAAATCAGGGTTTTGGGAGAAAaggggaagaagaagaatatttctgcagagtttctctaTACCTTCGAACTAAAATTTATTAATTCTTTTTTTATGCAATCGATTTTTTTTTTACAATAATAAAATATTTCTCTATTTTTATAAGTTAAAATTGTTTACTGACTAAGCAATTTTCAACTAACCTAACAAACTCAActaaaacaaataaataaaacTAAATCAAAATTTTATTAAGATACACTTATTTGTCATTTCAACAACAAACTCTATCAAAACGATATTTTGACACAAAATTATATTCACAACTTACAAATACATAATTTTAATGCGGGGAAGTCCAATATTTCTCCTATGATTGCTAGAATCATTCAAAACTAGAGGGCGAAAAACTTGATAAGTACTAATAATCAATTTTCTCGTATTCCATGTTATGTTTATGGTAtcattaattaaaaaaaaaactaaacaCAAGAAACCACGAAAAAAGGCAAAATACAAGAAAACGTGAAAATGAAGATGCCGACCGTCACGTAACCTCATTAATGAAATAGTAAACCACATCACCCGTTGAAATAATTGCGCAAAACTAATTTCTGTATATCAACTCATTTTGGAGGTATGACTAATGTTAGCCTTTGTATATTAAATCTATATATATTTGCAATATATAAAATAAATCAAACAAATTATTTTATGTAATTTATTATTTAGTCCCTGTCTTATCTTTCTTTTTTATGCATATTTTCTGTTCAGTAACTCACCTATAACATTGGACTTAATATTTCCTTAAAGTTGTccatgaacaccatattttttACTCATAATATAAATATAGTTAATTATTTAATGGATTTAATTGAAATTAATCAATCAATATACAATTAAATttaatattataatattatttaaACATTAGCCAATTAAATTGCTAATTGCAGACCTTAAATATAAATCCAATAATTAAATTGCAGTAACTGTCCAGCCATATTATAATGTTAACAAACATACATTCATTTATCAACTTCACAAGCAATTTACATAGGATTGTCTAATCAATAAACAtcaaaaatttaaaataattcTGATAAATCCTATATTGATCCtgtgaaataaagaaaaataaatatcTATTGCAACAATACATTAATTAGGCGTAAAAATAAACAACGATAAATCTATTTTCTTCCCCCTCTCTTTGTCGTAACTTTCTTCACGGGAGTCTTCACACTTTTCGCTTTCACGCTCTTCACCGGAGCTTTCTTCGCCGCCACAGCTTTCTTCACAACCGCCTTCGCAGTAGCAACCTTTCCCCCCGGCGTCGTTCTCGCAGCCTTGGCCTTCGGCTTAACAACAGCTTTAGGCTTTGCAACAGCAGCTTTAGGCTTTGCAACAGCAGCTTTCGGCTTGGCGGTTACAGCTTTGGCCTTTGCAGCAACCTTCGGTTTCACAACAGCTTTCGCTTTCGCTTTCGGCTTCGCGGCTGGCTTGGCCTTCGCCGCTGTCACCTTGGCAGCCGGCTTTGTCTTCGGCTTTGCGACTGCGGGCTTTTTAGCCACCGGTGTTGGTTTTGTCGCCGGAGAAAGCTTGAACGAGCCTTTAACCTTAACAAGCTTTCCAGAAGCAACATTCTTCTTCAAGTTTTGGAGCAATAGCTTCTTGAAGGTTGGAGGAAGCTGTTTGTGTTTCTCTTCGATGAATTTCGCAATCGCATATTGGCTTGAACCTGTTCTCTCTTTCAGCCCCACAATCGCTTCCTTAATCATCTGTAAAATAAACCATGCAAATCAATAATTAGGTCTAATTAAAAGTTGAAATCACAATTAGTTAACaaaattatttaagaaaaattaTTTATATCTAACCTCTTCGTAAGTAGGATGTGAAGCAAGTGGTTTGGAAGTTTTTGTTGCCATTGATAAGTTTGGGGTTGAGAAAAGATTGAGAAAGTAATTGAAATATCTTAGATTTAATTAATTGGATATACAAGAAAGAAGTTGAAAAATTGGTGTGAGAAAATATTATGAGTTTTGATAGTTTAAATAGTGAAGGGTGTTTGTGATAATATTTAATTACTTAACTTTTATTGGCTGAGAGACTCTTCACACGGATTGATTATTTATTCTAGCAATTTACGTGAGCCGTTGGATAGGGTTTCTATCGACGGTTGGTGGAGTAATTGAGGGAGCCGAGAGTAATGTTTATGGCTTGGATTTGAGGTGTTAAAAGTTGTTTTGGGTGTGCTTTTAAGCTTGATTTAATTGCTTGTAACTTGAGTTGTGTTTTATGGATAAGGGTGAGGTTTTTTTTAATCTGTTAGGATTTTATGTGAGCCTTCTAATGAGTGTTTTCAAGGGTTGAATAGATTTGTGGTTTGGGAGAAATTTTGATTGAAGGGACAATGGTAATGACTAGTGTTTTTTTAATGATGTTACCAAGGGTTTTCTCTTATAAGTGGGAATGCTTTGGTTCGGGTGAAATCAATACTCTCTGTGtgcatcaaaaatcatgaaaGTTTAATGTGATTTGCCGTGGAACAATGGTCTACAAAGCCATCGAGGTATAACAGGTTTGTGTAGTCAAATTTTATAGGATAATGTTAACTTATGTCCCAAGGGCACAAGTTAAGAGATAAATATAGAAACAAATTCTTAGAAATTATTTATTGAATTTAttaaaaatttataattaataattttatttcGTTTTTCAAAACAAATTTTCTATTTGTGGGTTTCTTAACATGTGCTcttggggcacaagttagcattacccaattttatatataaaacaaaaatcaaaattgTACCTATGTGATTGTTattcttttgaaaaaaaaatcaattttgtAATGAATCAATATCTTAGATCCTAATTATAAatatacacacaaaaaataaTGTATTTAATATTAGTGTCATAAAATCCATATGACAAGTTTCTTAAGCAAAATTATGCATGGACATTAACTTACCACACAAGTTTAGATCATTTGCTTCTGATTCTCAATCATAATTAAAATCCTATAAAGATTAAGATGACGACAATACTCTTGATCGTCACTCTCTGAATCTCTGAAAATACGATGTAATGGAATGAATGATGTATTGAGATTGAGAAATGAACGtttttgacttcttaatcaacagATGACTGAATGAATGTCATCTAGACCTGATAAAATATCAAAACTCCTGACTATTCATCTAAATCCTGATGAATTATTTTTAACTGATGAAATGCACGACAAAAATGGATAAATTATGCTATGTTGATGTGAGTAAAAAACTCATGataaaatttagggtatgacagttgcccctatttaaatatctttaACTGGAGGATATGAAGAACTCTTGTCTTCAAATCATCATGGGGAAAGATAGTTTAAATACTAAATAGACCCAAATTTTACCCTCTTATGCAGTATAATGATATGCTCGTGATTATGAATGACTACAAAGagattaagaaatactcttgataTCTTAATCAACAGATGGTAATGCAAATGGATGCAACGAGATTTAGGAAATACTCCTGATTTTCTAATCGTCGGGTGATATGGATGCAACGAAGGTTAAGAATTGCTCTTGACTTCTTAAAGATGAGTGcaaatgaattgagaaatactcttgatttcttaatcatgaatgaCAAATGATATGGATGgtaagaagtactcttgactccttggaaatgaatgaattgagaaatactcttgatttctttATTATTATATGATTGAATGAAATGTATATGAGTTAGGAAATGATCCTGATTTCTTAATGATATGCAtgttaagaagtactcttgactcccTAAAGATGAGAATGCAAATAAATTAAGAAAttctcttgatttcttaatcatggacacaaatgaattaaaaaatCCTCTTGATTTTCTTAATCGTGTGAATGTTAAGAAATGATCTCGACTTCTAAATGAATGTagatgaaaataagaaatgttcTTGATTTCTTAGATGTTATGTAAATGAATTAAGAAATAATCTTaatttcttaatcatgaatgtaaatagggtaagaaatgctcttgatttcttaGATGTTATGCAAATGAAACTAAGAATTACACTTGATTTATCGGTCATGAATGTAAATTAActaagaaatactcttgatttcttaattATAAGAATGCAAATGAActaagaaatactcttgattcctcAGATGTTATGCGGATGAATTAAGAAATGCTCTTGctttcttaatcatgaatgtagATGGGCTAAGAAATGCTCTTAATTTCTTAGATGCTTTACAAATAAATcaagaaatactcttgatttcttaatcatgaatgtaaatgtactaataaatact is a window of Lathyrus oleraceus cultivar Zhongwan6 chromosome 6, CAAS_Psat_ZW6_1.0, whole genome shotgun sequence DNA encoding:
- the LOC127097375 gene encoding histone H1-like, producing MATKTSKPLASHPTYEEMIKEAIVGLKERTGSSQYAIAKFIEEKHKQLPPTFKKLLLQNLKKNVASGKLVKVKGSFKLSPATKPTPVAKKPAVAKPKTKPAAKVTAAKAKPAAKPKAKAKAVVKPKVAAKAKAVTAKPKAAVAKPKAAVAKPKAVVKPKAKAARTTPGGKVATAKAVVKKAVAAKKAPVKSVKAKSVKTPVKKVTTKRGGRK